Proteins from a genomic interval of Psychrobacter fulvigenes:
- a CDS encoding pyridoxal phosphate-dependent aminotransferase, whose protein sequence is MHTHNLLELNSNENSLGMSDSAKQAILDSLDIGFRYPDDQRAALISKIAEINGVTESQVSLGNGSSENIRAVVQMLQTKALKDGNQFQVVVPDPTFAYAELYALSLGESVVKVPLTAENYDLDFDNLQKAADEFDGISLFYLCNPNNPTATITATHKLKAWINNAPANHYFLLDQAYSEYITDPSFESGVEWIKQELSANLVVIRTFSKLCALAAMRIGYAIASPQTTASIEAFMSIDNTNLSGAVAVLATLDDEEFLAHSLRTTNQSRQMIEETLGELGLRYLPSQANFIFHEVTGDVKTYIDRMREHGIVVGREFPPIEGFSRLTLGTPDEMAVFIKVLKLFREKGWV, encoded by the coding sequence GTGCATACTCATAACTTACTAGAGTTAAACTCTAACGAAAACTCACTTGGCATGTCAGACTCTGCCAAACAAGCCATTCTAGACTCTTTAGATATCGGCTTTCGCTATCCAGATGATCAACGCGCTGCCCTCATTAGCAAAATAGCCGAGATAAATGGCGTGACAGAAAGCCAAGTCTCGCTAGGTAACGGCTCAAGCGAAAACATCCGAGCCGTCGTGCAAATGCTACAAACCAAAGCATTAAAAGACGGCAATCAATTCCAAGTGGTGGTACCTGATCCTACCTTCGCTTACGCAGAATTGTATGCACTCTCTCTCGGCGAGTCTGTTGTAAAAGTACCTCTGACAGCTGAAAACTATGATTTGGATTTTGACAACTTGCAAAAAGCCGCCGATGAGTTTGACGGTATCAGTCTATTTTATCTTTGTAATCCTAACAATCCAACGGCAACCATTACCGCGACGCATAAGCTGAAGGCTTGGATAAACAACGCCCCTGCGAACCACTATTTCTTATTGGATCAAGCTTATTCAGAATACATTACGGATCCAAGTTTTGAGAGTGGGGTTGAGTGGATAAAGCAGGAGTTGTCAGCGAACCTAGTCGTCATTCGTACCTTCTCAAAGCTATGTGCGCTAGCGGCTATGCGCATTGGCTACGCTATTGCTAGTCCACAAACCACCGCATCTATCGAAGCCTTTATGTCGATAGACAACACCAATTTGTCAGGTGCAGTTGCTGTGCTAGCGACCTTGGACGATGAAGAGTTCTTGGCACACAGTTTGCGCACCACCAACCAATCACGGCAAATGATAGAAGAGACGTTAGGTGAGCTGGGGCTGCGTTATTTGCCTTCACAAGCCAACTTTATTTTCCATGAGGTCACAGGTGATGTAAAAACTTACATCGATAGAATGCGAGAGCATGGCATTGTGGTTGGTCGCGAGTTTCCACCTATTGAAGGTTTCAGTCGCCTCACGCTTGGCACACCCGATGAGATGGCAGTGTTCATTAAAGTGTTAAAATTATTTCGCGAGAAAGGCTGGGTTTAG
- a CDS encoding DUF6122 family protein, which translates to MTQTLVHYFLHFGMPLIIAYVFFRSDYKRVYLILLATMLVDLDHLFATPIFSPNRCSINFHPLHTYYAMLVYVGMLFLKKPYRIIGLGLILHMLTDLNDCVMTYLNCPQCLIDAPARELVAWLANLLRT; encoded by the coding sequence ATGACTCAGACGCTTGTGCATTATTTCCTACACTTTGGTATGCCTTTGATCATTGCCTATGTGTTTTTCCGTAGCGACTATAAACGCGTTTATTTGATATTGCTAGCCACCATGTTGGTCGATTTAGACCATCTATTCGCCACCCCCATCTTCTCACCCAATCGCTGTAGTATTAACTTTCATCCATTGCATACTTATTATGCGATGCTGGTTTATGTAGGCATGTTGTTTTTAAAGAAACCCTATCGGATCATTGGATTAGGGCTCATATTACATATGCTGACCGATTTAAATGATTGCGTCATGACCTATCTTAATTGTCCACAGTGCTTGATTGACGCCCCTGCTCGTGAGTTGGTCGCATGGTTAGCCAATCTGTTAAGAACTTAG